The following proteins are co-located in the Alcaligenes faecalis genome:
- a CDS encoding transporter translates to MYAILQRTALALALSGVSAGLAHAGDPSARDWIPAPVGTNVVAVYMMGLKSHGFYDQGSRIGDSPKLNVQGMIYRQMHFRELAGKTVQYELIVPGFRNKLDIPGQDRDRMTGIGDVTAGAAVWLHNDPENRFWFAWEPFITAPTGRYHGSHADVSSGKNRWSTIQDFAIVKGFGESSFVEGVAEFEFFGNNKNYYGQTLKKDTAIRLMALVSTNLTEKTYVGMRYRYETGGREKVNGETTVTRARNHQLAAEITHQLTDAHQVQLQYIHDLKVENGPRMRGLQFRYAYAF, encoded by the coding sequence ATGTATGCAATTTTGCAGCGAACCGCGCTGGCCTTGGCCTTGAGCGGCGTCAGTGCCGGACTTGCCCATGCGGGCGACCCCAGTGCTCGGGACTGGATACCCGCGCCGGTGGGCACCAATGTCGTGGCGGTCTACATGATGGGCCTGAAGTCGCATGGTTTTTATGATCAGGGTTCACGCATTGGCGACAGCCCCAAGCTGAATGTGCAAGGCATGATTTACCGCCAGATGCACTTTCGTGAGCTGGCCGGAAAGACAGTGCAGTACGAGCTGATCGTGCCCGGTTTTCGCAACAAGCTGGATATTCCAGGGCAAGACCGTGATCGCATGACCGGGATTGGCGATGTGACCGCTGGTGCTGCCGTGTGGCTGCATAACGATCCGGAAAACCGTTTCTGGTTTGCCTGGGAGCCTTTCATTACTGCACCGACTGGTCGCTATCACGGCTCACACGCGGACGTGTCCTCCGGCAAGAATCGTTGGAGCACCATTCAGGACTTTGCGATTGTGAAAGGCTTTGGCGAATCATCCTTTGTGGAGGGCGTGGCGGAGTTCGAGTTCTTTGGCAATAACAAGAACTACTACGGCCAGACCCTGAAAAAAGACACGGCAATCCGCCTGATGGCTCTGGTGTCCACCAACCTGACTGAAAAGACGTATGTAGGCATGCGCTATCGCTATGAAACCGGCGGTCGCGAAAAGGTCAATGGCGAAACCACGGTGACGCGGGCGCGTAACCATCAACTGGCTGCCGAAATTACCCATCAGCTGACCGATGCCCACCAGGTGCAATTGCAGTACATCCATGATTTGAAAGTCGAGAATGGCCCGCGCATGCGCGGCCTGCAATTCCGTTATGCCTATGCGTTCTGA
- a CDS encoding amine dehydrogenase large subunit produces the protein MKSKFKVSTTAALLGLMVLAGGAQAQDKPREVLTGGHSVSAPQENRIYVMDSVFNHLTESRVHVYDYTNGKFLGMVPTAFNGHVQLSNDGKKIYTMTTYHERITRGKRSDVVEVWDADKLTFEQEISLPPKRVQGLNYDGLFRQTTDGKFIVLQNASPATSIGIVDVAKGDYVEDVTAAAGCWSVIPQPNRPRSFMTICGDGGLLTINLGEDGKVASQSRSKQMFSVKDDPIFIAPALDKDKAHFVSYYGNVYSADFSGDEVKVDGPWSLLNDEDKAKNWVPGGYNLVGLHRASGRMYVFMHPDGKEGTHKFPAAEIWVMDTKTQKRLARIPGRDALSMTIDQQRNLLLTLDGGNVNVYDISQPEPKLLRTIEGAAEASLQVQFHPVGGV, from the coding sequence ATGAAGTCTAAATTTAAAGTATCGACCACCGCCGCATTGCTGGGCTTGATGGTGCTGGCCGGTGGAGCGCAAGCCCAGGATAAACCGCGTGAAGTCCTGACAGGCGGACACAGTGTGTCGGCCCCCCAGGAAAACCGTATCTATGTCATGGACTCGGTATTCAACCACCTGACCGAAAGCCGCGTGCATGTGTACGACTACACCAACGGCAAATTCCTGGGCATGGTGCCCACGGCCTTCAACGGCCACGTGCAGTTGTCCAACGACGGCAAGAAAATCTACACCATGACAACCTACCACGAGCGTATTACCCGGGGTAAGCGTTCGGATGTGGTGGAAGTGTGGGATGCCGACAAGCTGACCTTTGAACAAGAAATTTCCCTGCCACCCAAGCGCGTGCAAGGTCTGAACTATGACGGTCTGTTCCGTCAGACCACGGACGGCAAGTTCATCGTGCTGCAAAACGCCTCGCCAGCGACCTCCATCGGGATTGTGGACGTGGCCAAGGGCGACTATGTGGAAGATGTCACGGCTGCAGCCGGTTGCTGGAGCGTGATTCCCCAGCCCAATCGCCCACGCAGCTTCATGACCATTTGTGGTGATGGTGGTTTGTTGACTATCAATCTGGGTGAAGACGGCAAGGTGGCCAGCCAGTCGCGCAGCAAGCAGATGTTCTCCGTGAAGGACGATCCGATCTTTATCGCTCCCGCCCTGGACAAGGACAAGGCTCACTTCGTGTCCTACTACGGCAATGTCTACAGTGCGGATTTCAGCGGTGATGAGGTCAAGGTCGACGGCCCCTGGTCCCTGCTGAACGACGAGGACAAGGCCAAGAACTGGGTGCCCGGTGGCTACAACCTGGTGGGTCTGCATCGCGCCAGCGGTCGCATGTACGTGTTCATGCATCCCGATGGCAAGGAAGGCACTCACAAGTTCCCTGCTGCCGAGATCTGGGTCATGGATACCAAGACCCAAAAACGCCTAGCCCGTATCCCCGGACGTGATGCCTTGTCCATGACCATTGATCAGCAACGCAATCTGTTGCTGACACTGGACGGTGGCAATGTGAATGTCTACGACATCAGCCAGCCTGAACCCAAGTTGTTGCGCACGATCGAAGGCGCGGCAGAAGCCTCTCTGCAGGTTCAGTTCCATCCAGTTGGGGGTGTCTGA
- a CDS encoding MauE/DoxX family redox-associated membrane protein — MDPILTYASVACLAVLMGLGALDKLRHFSLFEAAVGGYRLLPEVLLRPFSVLFVAAEALSAPLLLWPASRSLGAVLALCVLLVATSGIVMNLLRGRRDVDCGCSGLGESSGGLSWWLVARNALLATLAVASGDWAISRARELVWVDGLTFFGATLALLGLYYAANQLIEAHLKFQKMQNS; from the coding sequence ATGGACCCGATCCTGACCTATGCCAGCGTGGCCTGCTTGGCCGTGCTGATGGGACTGGGGGCGCTGGACAAGCTGCGTCACTTCAGCCTGTTCGAGGCAGCCGTTGGCGGCTATCGATTGTTGCCAGAGGTATTGTTGCGACCGTTCAGCGTGCTGTTTGTCGCCGCCGAGGCCTTGAGTGCGCCTTTGCTGCTGTGGCCAGCCAGTCGTTCGTTGGGGGCGGTTCTGGCCTTGTGCGTCCTGTTGGTCGCCACCAGTGGCATCGTGATGAACCTGTTGCGTGGCCGCCGCGATGTGGATTGCGGCTGCTCGGGGCTGGGGGAGTCTTCCGGTGGTCTGTCCTGGTGGCTGGTGGCTCGCAATGCCTTGCTGGCTACGTTGGCTGTGGCCAGCGGTGACTGGGCCATCAGCCGTGCCCGTGAACTGGTCTGGGTGGATGGTTTGACCTTCTTCGGTGCCACCTTGGCCTTGCTGGGTCTGTACTACGCGGCCAACCAACTGATCGAAGCCCATCTGAAATTCCAGAAAATGCAGAATTCCTAG
- the mauD gene encoding methylamine dehydrogenase accessory protein MauD — MTALLISNVILWVIVLALVVLVLALSRQIGVLYERVAPMGALTMDKGPQVGDAAPVMELQDLRGRALTVGVAGPRSQLIFFMSPTCPVCKKLLPILKSIQGSEGQWVDIVLASDGEMPEHLAFYQKAQLDAFPYVLSTQLGMGFQISKLPYAVLIDENGVVRGKGLVNSREQLESLFTAKDLGVASAQEYLAGDSGMKQVQVSRKENVNALAG, encoded by the coding sequence ATGACTGCTTTACTGATTTCCAACGTGATTTTATGGGTAATCGTACTGGCCCTGGTGGTGCTGGTACTGGCCCTCTCACGCCAAATAGGCGTGTTGTACGAACGGGTTGCCCCCATGGGCGCTTTGACTATGGATAAAGGTCCGCAAGTGGGTGATGCCGCTCCCGTCATGGAATTGCAGGACCTGCGCGGTCGTGCCCTTACCGTGGGCGTGGCTGGCCCGCGCAGCCAGTTGATTTTCTTCATGTCGCCCACCTGCCCGGTGTGCAAGAAGCTCTTGCCGATTCTGAAGTCCATCCAGGGCTCGGAAGGTCAGTGGGTTGATATTGTGCTGGCCAGTGATGGCGAGATGCCCGAGCACCTGGCCTTCTACCAGAAAGCACAACTGGACGCCTTTCCCTACGTTTTGTCCACGCAGTTGGGCATGGGCTTTCAGATCAGCAAACTGCCTTACGCCGTCCTGATCGACGAGAACGGTGTGGTGCGCGGCAAGGGTCTGGTCAATTCGCGTGAACAGTTGGAAAGCCTGTTTACCGCCAAAGACCTGGGCGTGGCCTCGGCGCAAGAATACTTGGCCGGTGACTCGGGCATGAAGCAAGTGCAGGTATCACGAAAGGAGAACGTCAATGCGTTGGCTGGATAA
- a CDS encoding aralkylamine dehydrogenase light chain has protein sequence MRWLDKFGESLSRSVAHKTSRRSVLRSVGKLMVGSAFVLPVLPVARAAGGGGSSSGADHISLNPDLANEDEVNSCDYWRHCAVDGFLCSCCGGTTTTCPPGSTPSPISWIGTCHNPHDGKDYLISYHDCCGKTACGRCQCNTQTRERPGYEFFLHNDVNWCMANENSTFHCTTSVLVGLAKN, from the coding sequence ATGCGTTGGCTGGATAAATTTGGGGAGAGCCTCTCCCGTTCGGTGGCCCACAAGACTTCGCGTCGCAGCGTGCTGCGCTCGGTGGGCAAATTAATGGTCGGTTCGGCCTTTGTGTTGCCCGTATTGCCGGTGGCTCGCGCCGCCGGTGGTGGTGGCAGCAGCAGTGGTGCCGATCACATCAGTCTGAATCCCGATCTGGCGAATGAAGACGAAGTGAACTCCTGCGACTACTGGCGTCATTGTGCGGTGGACGGGTTCCTGTGCTCTTGCTGCGGCGGCACAACCACCACCTGCCCGCCGGGCTCGACGCCCTCGCCCATCTCGTGGATTGGTACCTGCCATAACCCGCATGATGGCAAGGACTACCTGATCAGCTACCACGACTGCTGCGGCAAGACCGCGTGTGGCCGCTGCCAGTGCAACACGCAGACCCGTGAGCGTCCTGGTTACGAGTTCTTCCTGCACAATGACGTGAACTGGTGCATGGCGAACGAGAACAGCACCTTCCATTGCACGACATCGGTACTGGTTGGCTTGGCTAAAAACTAA
- a CDS encoding cytochrome C has product MWTSLRLACLGAVLLAFTPWAHAQEEMAGTGDYLQSSQAFKDYMLQCAGCHRYDGQGLTHRGIPDFNQSIGLFTRLPAGRDYMIRVPGAAQSQLDNADLARVLNWIVAKFSPEEMTPDYRPFTSAEVGAARRHRFDDVLKARTALTAKMNSMGLEPAPYLYGSMER; this is encoded by the coding sequence GTGTGGACATCGTTGCGCCTGGCCTGTTTGGGCGCCGTACTCCTGGCGTTTACGCCCTGGGCCCATGCCCAGGAAGAGATGGCCGGAACGGGCGATTACCTGCAAAGCTCCCAGGCTTTTAAAGACTATATGCTGCAATGTGCTGGCTGCCATCGCTACGATGGCCAGGGCCTGACACACCGTGGTATCCCCGATTTCAACCAGTCCATCGGCTTGTTTACCCGTTTGCCGGCGGGACGGGACTACATGATTCGGGTGCCTGGTGCTGCGCAGTCGCAGCTGGACAATGCGGATCTGGCCCGTGTGCTGAACTGGATTGTGGCCAAGTTCAGCCCAGAAGAAATGACACCCGATTACCGACCCTTTACCTCGGCCGAGGTAGGGGCGGCACGTCGTCACCGTTTTGATGATGTGCTCAAGGCGCGTACGGCGTTAACCGCCAAGATGAACAGCATGGGTCTGGAACCTGCTCCTTACCTGTATGGCTCTATGGAACGCTGA